GTCGTCGTCATCGGCATGGTGATCGGCGTGCTGGCGGCGCTCGCCATCTCGCGGTTCGCCTTCCGGGGCCGCAAGATCGTGATCGTCGGCATCCTCGCGGTGCAGATGGTCCCGCTGGTCGCCATGATCATCCCCATCTTCCTGCTCCTCAACGACCTCGGGCAGTACGACAAGCTGAGCGGCCTGATCGTCACCTACCTGACCTTCGTGCTGCCGTTCACCGTCTGGACGCTGCGGGGCTTCATCGTCAACATCCCCAAGGAGCTGGAGGAGGCGGCCATGGTCGACGGCTGCACCCGCACCGGCGCCTTCCTGCGGGTGGTCTTCCCGCTGCTCGCGCCCGGCATGGTGGCCACCTCCGTCTACGGCTTCATCCAGGCCTGGAACGAGTACCTGTACGCGCTGATGCTGATGAGCCAGCAGCACCAGACGGCCACGGTCTGGCTCGGCAACTTCACCACCAAGCACGGCACCGAGTACGCGCCGATGATGGCCGGCTCCACGATGATGGCGGTGCCGATGGTGGCCCTCTTCCTGCTCGTCCAGCGCAAGATGGCGGCGGGCCTGACCGCGGGCGCGGTGAAGGGCTGATGTCCGTACC
The nucleotide sequence above comes from Streptomyces sp. TS71-3. Encoded proteins:
- a CDS encoding carbohydrate ABC transporter permease, with amino-acid sequence MSTVSTAGAAGSATRVRPSPTPRRGRTRAGWNLLGLCVFVGAGFPVYWMLATAFKPARDAIDPTPGLLPASLTLDNFRRALQIADFWGPVGRSLTVSLTVVVIGMVIGVLAALAISRFAFRGRKIVIVGILAVQMVPLVAMIIPIFLLLNDLGQYDKLSGLIVTYLTFVLPFTVWTLRGFIVNIPKELEEAAMVDGCTRTGAFLRVVFPLLAPGMVATSVYGFIQAWNEYLYALMLMSQQHQTATVWLGNFTTKHGTEYAPMMAGSTMMAVPMVALFLLVQRKMAAGLTAGAVKG